In Alphaproteobacteria bacterium, the DNA window CCCGGCGCCGAGTGGATGGCCGACGCCGCGGCCGGGCGCCGCCGGCTGCGGCTCTGCTTTGCCAACCCCTCCGAGGACAGCATCCGCGACGGCGTCGCCCGCCTGGCCGAGATCTGCCACCGCGAGTTCGGCGTGCCTGAGCGCAGCGCCAACGTGGCGCGCGATGTCTGAGAAAATCACCGGAGGTTGCTTGTGCGGGGCGGTGAGGTTTGCCTATGGCGGAAAGGTGGGGGCGGCCGCCTACTGCCATTGCCAAGATTGCCGCCGCTGTACGGGCAGCGCCTTCAACGTCGGTGTGGCCTTCGAAACCGCCTCTTTCGAGGTGGTTTCCGGCCAACCAAAAGAGTTTACCAAGCGGGCCGACAGCGGCAACGAGCTCGCGCGGCACTTTTGTCCCGAATGTGGCTCGCCGCTTTACACCTCCTCGCCCAGGCATCCCGACTTGGTCTACCTGAAGGCAGGCGCCCTGGATGATCCGGCGCTGGTCCAACCGGGCTATCAAAGTTAGCATGGCTCCGCCGTTTCCTGGTCGATGATCGAGCCCGGATTGCCGGCCTACGAGAAAGGCCGGGGTAGATCCTGACGTGCCCTAGGCGCAGCGCCGAATATGTGGCAAACAGACGGGTCCGCCGATCAGGAGAGCCGCCCGTGCCGTTGAGCGCCGATCAGGTACTGCAGCATTTTCGCGCCACGGGCGCCTTGCTCGAGGGGCATTTTCTGCTTTCCTCGGGGCTGCACAGTTCGGCCTACATCCAGTGTGCCAAGGTGTTGATGCATCCCGAGCGCGCTGCCGAGCTCTGCCGTGCCTTGGCCGACAAGGTGGTGGCAAAGCTTGGCGAAGGTGCCCTCGATCTGGTGGTGTCGCCGGCCATGGGCGGTGTCGTGGTGGGCTACGAGATGGGCCGCCAGTTGGGTGTGCCGGCCATCTTCACGGAACGCGTCGAAGGCGAGTTCGAACTCCGCCGCGGTTTCGAACTGGACCCTGGGGTCCGCGTGCTGATGGCCGAGGACGTGGTGACCACGGGCAAGTCGTCGCGCGAATGCATCGCCGCCATCGGGGCCGCCGGCGGCACTGTGGTGGCTGCCAGCTGCCTGATCGATCGCTCGGACGGTGCCGTCGATTTGGGGCTGCCGCTGATCTCGCTGCTGGGCCTGGCGGTACCGGCCTATGCCGCCGAGGCGCTGCCGCCCGAGCTGGCCGCCCTGCCGGCGGTCAAGCCGGGCAGCCGGAATCTGGTTTGAGAGCCGCGTGACCGTCTTTCGCCGCCGCCAGCCCCGCACCAAGACCCAGCACGCCCGGGAGCTGGTCTGGCCCAGCGCCGGCTGGCGCCGGGCCGGCAAGTACTTCTGGTACCGCATCGTGCGCATGCCGGGCACGCCCTATTCCATCGCCGCCGGGCTGGCCTGTGGCGTCGCCGTCTCGTTCACGCCCTTTCTGGGCTGCCATTTCATCATGGCTGCCATCTTCGCCTGGATCATCCGGGCCAACCTGCTGGCCTCGGCCATCGGCACGGCGGCCGGCAACCCCTATTCGTTTCCCTTCATCTGGGTGCTGGTCTACAACGTCGGCGTCGTCCTTCTGGGCTGGGAAGGG includes these proteins:
- a CDS encoding GFA family protein; its protein translation is MRFAYGGKVGAAAYCHCQDCRRCTGSAFNVGVAFETASFEVVSGQPKEFTKRADSGNELARHFCPECGSPLYTSSPRHPDLVYLKAGALDDPALVQPGYQS
- a CDS encoding DUF2062 domain-containing protein, giving the protein MTVFRRRQPRTKTQHARELVWPSAGWRRAGKYFWYRIVRMPGTPYSIAAGLACGVAVSFTPFLGCHFIMAAIFAWIIRANLLASAIGTAAGNPYSFPFIWVLVYNVGVVLLGWEGQLDMPEEISWRFLWENFVDVFVPLLIGGVPVGAAFWLMTFFPAWYGIERYQRLRRTRLAGIRRPKASEEQLPGEFENGAQP
- the pyrE gene encoding orotate phosphoribosyltransferase, with protein sequence MSADQVLQHFRATGALLEGHFLLSSGLHSSAYIQCAKVLMHPERAAELCRALADKVVAKLGEGALDLVVSPAMGGVVVGYEMGRQLGVPAIFTERVEGEFELRRGFELDPGVRVLMAEDVVTTGKSSRECIAAIGAAGGTVVAASCLIDRSDGAVDLGLPLISLLGLAVPAYAAEALPPELAALPAVKPGSRNLV